In the genome of Plasmodium knowlesi strain H genome assembly, contig: PKNH_00_67, whole genome shotgun sequence, one region contains:
- a CDS encoding SICAvar, type I (fragment) yields the protein NEMISASDWIFRGLLGGMSNADNQSEVALEHCSKSNWGNDDAHSVANKTACKLVAAGLQYISKIQDTYKFDPKGNNNNLNPYDNQEYKQLVACLMLKRVAEEMKRRSKICNIDEGIETAFSAAPQIKSKHCNNGKPCFVCKLDEKYDDCHLDTAKEVKVKPKLESLLTGEGTTVNNTLTDLLKTDGKDASLCSRLQCLASKVEALKLQQSSQSNA from the coding sequence AATGAGATGATTAGTGCATCAGACTGGATTTTTCGGGGACTCTTGGGCGGCATGTCGAACGCAGATAACCAGTCGGAGGTTGCATTGGAACACTGCTCCAAGAGCAATTGGGGGAATGACGACGCACACAGCGTCGCCAACAAAACTGCATGCAAGCTCGTTGCGGCGGGTTTGCAATATATATCTAAAATTCAGGATACATATAAATTTGACCCAAAGGGGaacaataataatttaaACCCTTATGATAACCAAGAGTATAAACAATTAGTTGCTTGTTTAATGTTAAAGAGGGTCgcagaagaaatgaaaagaaggagcaaAATTTGCAACATAGACGAAGGTATTGAGACCGCTTTTAGTGCAGCACCCCAAATTAAAAGCAAACATTGCAATAATGGTAAACCCTGCTTTGTCTGTAAACTGGACGAAAAATATGATGACTGCCACTTGGACACTGCAAAGGAGGTCAAGGTGAAGCCCAAGTTGGAATCATTACTCACAGGAGAGGGGACCACCGTCAATAACACCCTCACGGATTTACTTAAAACCGACGGAAAAGATGCTTCCTTATGTTCTCGCCTTCAATGTTTAGCCTCAAAAGTAGAAGCACTTAAATTACAGCAATCATCCCAGAGCAATGCG